One window from the genome of Acidobacteriota bacterium encodes:
- a CDS encoding response regulator transcription factor, with product MSKIRVLIADDHAIVREGVKALLNLADDMEVVGEAADGREAIARAQALEPDVCLMDIAMPGLGGLEATIEIRKICPRTRILVLSQYEDREYIRRFLKAGVSGYVLKKSAGSDLTAAIRAVHRGGLVLDPDVAREAMKERDGLGPGGGDVDPYESLTDREKQVLKLVAEGHSNKEVADLLGISIKTAMSHRERVMEKLGLHSRTELIRFALKQDIIRVEG from the coding sequence GTGTCTAAAATCCGCGTTCTGATTGCCGATGACCACGCGATCGTCCGGGAAGGCGTCAAGGCGTTGCTGAATCTCGCCGACGATATGGAAGTGGTGGGCGAAGCCGCTGACGGCCGCGAGGCCATCGCCCGGGCTCAGGCCCTCGAACCAGACGTCTGCCTGATGGACATTGCGATGCCAGGGCTTGGCGGTCTCGAGGCCACAATCGAAATCCGGAAGATCTGTCCGCGCACGCGCATCCTGGTGCTGTCCCAGTACGAGGACCGCGAGTACATCCGGCGCTTCCTCAAAGCCGGCGTCTCCGGCTACGTCCTCAAGAAATCCGCCGGATCTGATCTGACCGCCGCGATCCGTGCCGTTCACCGGGGGGGCCTGGTACTCGACCCGGACGTCGCACGCGAGGCTATGAAAGAGCGCGATGGCCTCGGACCGGGTGGTGGAGATGTCGACCCCTATGAGTCACTGACCGACCGTGAGAAGCAGGTCCTGAAGCTGGTCGCCGAAGGCCACAGCAACAAGGAAGTCGCCGATCTGCTGGGCATCAGCATCAAGACCGCGATGTCGCATCGCGAGCGGGTCATGGAGAAGCTGGGGCTCCACAGCCGAACAGAGCTGATTCGGTTCGCCCTCAAACAAGACATCATCCGGGTCGAGGGCTAG
- a CDS encoding ATP-binding protein — MPLSSVRWWNRLSVQLPLVIAVGTLAIVGTAAALFLGAQEQYLHAEVVRGAELFSETIRSSTYHDMLLDRRENAYLVMDTIGRQSGIDHVRFFNKEGRVTFSTDRMEVGAMVDKRAEACYQCHAADRPLERLTTGTRWRIYEARGHNVLGMVTPIYNEPGCSSTACHVHPASKRVLGVIDIGISLREIDENLMRIRRNTLLMAGVAVVLLGAFVGLYAQRLVVKPVVELAIATRQIGAGDLTRKIPVSRTGELGMLGQSFNDMVGALSKARAERLQLLETLEHQVEERTADLKQAQTQLVQSEKLSSLGRLAASIAHEINNPLAGILTYAKLLVRMLEGGDLDDQTRSTCVRHLKLVQRETERCTAIVRNLLEFARQRPLSLKEVDTSAVLDEAVSLVGHQAKLHGIAINRHVDALPPIQADFGQLRQAFVNIMLNACEAMKDGGTLSISCRPTPGAACVELVFTDTGAGIPPDRLAKIFDPFFTTKEMGTGLGLSVVYGIVEHHHGTIGIQSEVGKGTTFTIVLPAARKTDA, encoded by the coding sequence ATGCCACTGTCATCGGTCCGTTGGTGGAACCGGCTGAGCGTCCAGCTGCCGCTCGTGATCGCGGTTGGCACGCTGGCGATTGTGGGCACGGCGGCCGCCTTGTTCCTGGGCGCGCAGGAGCAGTACCTGCACGCCGAGGTGGTTCGCGGCGCCGAGCTGTTCAGCGAGACCATCAGGAGCAGCACGTATCACGACATGCTGCTCGACCGGCGCGAGAACGCGTACCTCGTGATGGACACGATTGGGCGTCAGTCCGGGATCGATCATGTCCGGTTCTTCAACAAGGAAGGGCGCGTCACGTTCTCAACGGACCGGATGGAAGTCGGCGCCATGGTCGACAAACGCGCCGAGGCCTGCTACCAGTGCCATGCGGCGGACCGGCCGCTGGAGCGCCTCACGACCGGGACTCGATGGCGGATCTACGAAGCCCGCGGACATAACGTGCTGGGCATGGTCACACCGATCTACAACGAACCGGGCTGTTCGAGCACCGCGTGCCACGTCCACCCGGCGAGCAAGCGTGTGCTGGGCGTCATCGATATCGGCATTTCGCTCAGGGAGATCGACGAGAATCTGATGCGCATCCGGCGCAACACCCTCCTGATGGCGGGCGTGGCTGTCGTGCTGCTGGGAGCCTTCGTCGGCCTCTACGCCCAGCGGCTCGTGGTCAAGCCCGTGGTCGAACTGGCGATCGCCACCCGCCAGATTGGCGCCGGCGATCTGACCCGCAAGATCCCGGTGTCGCGAACCGGCGAGCTGGGCATGCTCGGACAGTCCTTCAACGACATGGTCGGGGCCTTGAGCAAGGCGCGGGCGGAACGCCTGCAACTGCTCGAAACGCTCGAGCACCAGGTGGAGGAACGCACCGCGGATTTGAAGCAGGCGCAAACCCAGCTCGTGCAATCCGAGAAGCTCTCGTCGCTCGGCAGGCTTGCGGCGTCCATCGCTCATGAGATCAACAACCCGCTGGCGGGCATCCTGACCTACGCCAAGCTGCTCGTCCGGATGCTCGAGGGTGGAGACCTCGACGATCAGACGCGCTCGACGTGCGTCCGTCACCTCAAACTGGTCCAGCGCGAGACGGAGCGGTGTACGGCGATTGTCCGCAACCTTCTCGAATTCGCCAGGCAGCGGCCTCTCTCTTTGAAAGAGGTCGATACTTCGGCAGTTCTTGATGAGGCGGTGTCGCTGGTCGGCCATCAGGCCAAGCTGCATGGCATCGCCATCAACCGGCACGTCGACGCACTGCCGCCCATCCAGGCCGATTTCGGGCAACTGCGGCAGGCGTTTGTCAACATCATGCTCAATGCCTGTGAAGCGATGAAGGACGGCGGCACCCTGAGCATCTCGTGCCGGCCGACCCCGGGGGCCGCCTGTGTGGAACTGGTGTTCACGGATACCGGCGCGGGAATCCCACCCGACAGGCTTGCGAAGATCTTCGATCCGTTTTTTACCACCAAGGAGATGGGCACGGGGCTCGGCCTCTCCGTGGTGTACGGCATTGTCGAACACCACCACGGCACGATCGGCATTCAGAGCGAGGTGGGCAAAGGGACGACCTTCACGATCGTACTCCCGGCCGCCCGGAAGACGGATGCCTGA
- a CDS encoding archaemetzincin family Zn-dependent metalloprotease: MTADVHIWWLGADAPDERLLDTVRHAIQAVFGVTVRVDRRPDRPTHVFDPGRGQHSSTQMLKWLVGQSPAGGRTLAVTDVDLFIPVLTFVYGEAQLGGDAAVVSTARLAVAAGPDPDRALFDSRIIKECVHELGHTFGLIHCDSRACVMARSVNLIEVDAKRTSLCGDCDARYRALHQKDKHHE; this comes from the coding sequence ATGACCGCGGACGTGCACATCTGGTGGCTCGGCGCCGATGCGCCAGACGAGCGCCTGCTCGACACGGTGCGGCACGCCATCCAGGCCGTGTTTGGCGTGACCGTCCGGGTCGATCGTCGACCCGATCGTCCCACCCACGTTTTCGATCCGGGGCGCGGCCAGCACTCCTCGACGCAGATGCTCAAGTGGCTGGTGGGCCAATCGCCCGCCGGCGGTCGCACGCTGGCCGTCACCGACGTGGACCTATTCATTCCCGTGCTGACCTTCGTGTACGGCGAGGCCCAACTGGGCGGCGATGCCGCCGTCGTGTCGACCGCACGGCTCGCGGTCGCGGCCGGACCTGATCCGGACCGGGCCCTGTTTGACAGCCGCATCATCAAGGAGTGCGTCCACGAACTCGGCCACACCTTCGGCCTGATTCACTGCGACTCGAGAGCCTGCGTCATGGCCCGGTCGGTGAACCTGATTGAGGTCGACGCCAAGCGCACGTCGCTCTGCGGGGACTGCGATGCCCGCTACCGGGCGCTACACCAGAAGGACAAACATCATGAGTAA